From Candidatus Pedobacter colombiensis, one genomic window encodes:
- a CDS encoding HD domain-containing protein, which translates to MIQLNDVLYGNVELPTIFADLLNTEALKRLGGVHQSGAIFLVNPDLSHSRLEHSIGVSLLIKILGGSELEQIAGLLHDISHTAFSHVGDYVFENGEENYHEQIYAEVLLNSEVPAILMKHGYHIDQILNGNFPILEQPLPHLCADRLDYTLRDALHGGLITRYSARQFLQHIKLQNGLIVVTDEGQADWINDTFKRLNDDLFNLPLYVYANQELAAIIRDFLRSGFLKETDLFKDDTFLLNKIRSTNAGYEAIKAIKLHKGYTTFLRKGSALKIKPRRLKALLV; encoded by the coding sequence ATGATACAGTTGAACGACGTCCTTTACGGAAATGTAGAATTACCAACAATTTTTGCGGATCTGCTAAATACGGAGGCCTTAAAACGTCTAGGCGGTGTACACCAAAGTGGCGCCATATTTTTAGTAAATCCCGATTTGAGTCATTCCCGGTTGGAACATTCTATTGGCGTGTCGTTATTGATTAAAATTCTAGGTGGATCTGAACTGGAACAAATTGCAGGGTTATTACATGATATTTCTCATACTGCATTTTCTCATGTAGGCGACTATGTATTTGAAAATGGCGAAGAAAATTACCACGAACAGATTTATGCTGAAGTATTATTAAATTCAGAAGTACCTGCAATTTTGATGAAACATGGCTATCACATTGATCAGATTTTGAATGGTAATTTCCCTATTCTTGAACAACCTCTACCCCACCTTTGTGCTGATCGATTGGATTATACCTTACGTGATGCGTTACATGGTGGTTTGATTACCAGATACAGCGCAAGACAGTTTTTACAGCATATTAAATTACAAAATGGACTAATAGTAGTTACTGATGAAGGGCAGGCAGATTGGATTAATGATACTTTTAAGCGATTAAATGATGATTTGTTTAATTTACCCTTGTATGTATATGCCAATCAGGAATTAGCGGCAATTATACGTGATTTTCTACGTAGTGGTTTCTTAAAAGAAACCGATCTGTTTAAAGATGATACTTTTCTGCTAAATAAAATTAGAAGTACGAATGCAGGTTATGAGGCGATAAAAGCTATAAAGCTGCATAAAGGTTATACAACCTTTCTAAGAAAGGGATCAGCTTTGAAGATAAAACCTCGCAGATTGAAAGCGCTATTGGTTTAA
- a CDS encoding DUF1080 domain-containing protein codes for MKLNYLKFGTTAFLWLFGTALVSAQQLTDQLAINLNDLSSFKDPGKSWSLAKDVTASLKTDNELTITKGAGILVNSPDKKNQGADLFTNALHGNMILELDYLMAKGSNSGIYLQGNYEIQLRDSWGNTNPLSSDNGGIYERWDDSKPEGQKGYNGYAPRQNVSKAPGLWQHLKIAFQAPQFDAGGNKIANARILTAELNGIIIHENVELSGPTRGASDKEKALGALRLQGDHGAVAFKNIKISKLPNDLLNGGQKGGGGADPIYIGAATNTMIRSFVDFAPNQRSVHAISVGSPKQVHYSYDFDNGLLLHGWHGEFVDATPMWDGRGNGTSKARGAVTTFTKKLIPAVAQLSNPQAIWPVDSTGTGFRSKGYVMDNEERPEFKYNIYGAQVTDAIKALDNGKGLSRTITIDKPVTGLYVLLANASTIDELIQGFYVVDGKAFYLELDETANKPIIRDVDGRKEMIILLGNKLKYFISF; via the coding sequence ATGAAACTAAATTATTTAAAGTTCGGAACAACCGCATTTCTGTGGCTGTTTGGAACAGCACTGGTTTCGGCTCAACAACTGACTGATCAGTTGGCTATTAACCTCAATGACCTTTCTTCATTTAAAGATCCGGGCAAAAGCTGGTCTTTGGCAAAGGATGTTACTGCCAGCTTAAAAACTGATAACGAATTAACCATCACAAAAGGTGCGGGAATCCTTGTAAACAGCCCGGATAAAAAAAATCAGGGAGCAGATCTTTTCACCAATGCATTGCATGGCAATATGATCCTCGAACTCGATTACCTGATGGCGAAAGGTTCAAACTCGGGTATTTACCTGCAGGGAAATTACGAAATTCAGCTTAGGGACTCCTGGGGAAATACGAACCCGCTGTCATCAGACAATGGTGGTATTTATGAGCGTTGGGATGACTCAAAACCAGAAGGACAAAAAGGTTATAACGGTTATGCACCACGCCAAAATGTAAGTAAAGCCCCTGGTTTATGGCAACATTTAAAAATCGCATTTCAGGCGCCACAATTTGATGCCGGAGGAAATAAGATTGCCAATGCAAGGATTCTTACAGCAGAATTAAACGGAATAATTATTCATGAAAATGTTGAACTATCAGGCCCAACAAGAGGGGCTAGTGATAAAGAAAAAGCGTTAGGGGCCTTACGTTTGCAGGGTGATCATGGTGCTGTAGCATTCAAAAACATTAAGATTTCAAAGTTACCTAATGATCTGCTCAATGGAGGTCAGAAAGGTGGTGGGGGTGCCGATCCAATTTATATAGGCGCAGCAACCAATACCATGATCCGCAGTTTTGTAGATTTTGCACCTAACCAACGCTCAGTACATGCTATTTCTGTTGGTAGTCCAAAACAAGTGCATTACAGTTATGATTTTGATAATGGCTTGTTGTTGCATGGCTGGCACGGAGAATTTGTTGATGCTACACCAATGTGGGATGGCAGGGGTAATGGCACCTCCAAAGCACGTGGAGCAGTAACTACATTTACAAAAAAGCTGATCCCTGCTGTAGCACAATTGAGTAATCCGCAAGCTATATGGCCGGTTGATAGTACAGGAACTGGTTTCCGCAGCAAAGGTTATGTAATGGATAATGAAGAAAGGCCAGAGTTTAAGTATAATATTTATGGTGCTCAGGTCACAGATGCAATTAAGGCCTTGGATAATGGTAAAGGATTAAGCAGAACCATTACTATAGATAAACCTGTAACCGGATTATATGTTTTGCTGGCTAATGCAAGCACTATTGACGAGTTAATTCAGGGATTTTATGTGGTTGATGGAAAAGCTTTCTATCTGGAGCTTGATGAGACGGCAAATAAGCCGATAATCAGAGATGTCGATGGCAGAAAAGAGATGATTATTCTGCTAGGCAATAAATTAAAATATTTCATTTCATTCTAA
- a CDS encoding MFS transporter, producing the protein MQHPSTSIYSLQFGLVCLSSFLFSASFNMLIPELPAYLTAMGGAEYKGLIIALFTLTAGISRPFSGKLTDTIGRVPVMAVGSLVCFVCGFLYPMLTTIAGFLFLRLIHGFSTGFKPTATAAYVADLVPAGKWGEAMGIHGICFSTGLAIGPAIGSTITDHYSINILFYCSSLFALLSIAILANMKETLPGKEKFKLTHLKIDRRDIIEWRVIPAVVIIFMSYISYGAILTVISDWSAHLGTSNKGLFFMVFTLTSLLIRFVAGKASDSYGRTHILKISLALLAVSLLWIGLAGSSLSLMLASALYGIATGMLSPTASAWTADLSNPTQRGKAMATMYIALEAGIGLGALLAGWLFIDDLRMIPVTFYYCTGITVLALIYLQFLYKPKIAANQD; encoded by the coding sequence ATGCAACATCCTTCTACTTCAATATATTCTTTACAATTTGGCCTTGTTTGTTTAAGCTCCTTTTTATTCTCTGCCAGTTTCAATATGCTTATCCCCGAACTGCCGGCTTATTTAACAGCCATGGGCGGAGCAGAATATAAAGGATTAATCATTGCGCTTTTTACTTTAACTGCGGGTATTTCCAGACCATTTAGTGGAAAACTAACAGATACCATCGGCAGGGTACCGGTTATGGCTGTAGGTTCGCTGGTGTGTTTTGTTTGTGGATTTCTTTATCCTATGCTAACTACAATTGCCGGTTTTCTTTTCCTCAGATTAATACATGGCTTTTCTACAGGTTTTAAACCAACAGCTACTGCAGCTTATGTTGCGGATTTGGTTCCTGCCGGAAAATGGGGTGAAGCAATGGGTATTCATGGCATTTGCTTTAGTACCGGACTCGCCATTGGACCTGCTATAGGGAGTACAATAACTGATCATTACAGCATAAATATCCTTTTTTATTGTTCTTCCTTATTTGCATTGCTTTCCATTGCTATTTTGGCCAATATGAAAGAAACACTACCGGGAAAGGAAAAATTTAAGCTAACACACTTAAAAATCGACAGGAGAGACATCATCGAATGGAGAGTGATCCCTGCAGTGGTTATAATATTTATGAGTTACATAAGTTATGGAGCTATCTTAACCGTAATATCAGATTGGAGCGCGCACCTTGGTACAAGCAATAAAGGTCTATTCTTTATGGTCTTTACACTCACCTCATTGCTCATCCGTTTTGTTGCAGGTAAAGCATCCGACAGTTATGGGAGGACACATATATTAAAAATATCTCTGGCACTTTTGGCCGTTTCACTATTGTGGATTGGATTGGCGGGTTCTTCCCTCAGTTTAATGCTCGCCTCTGCATTGTATGGTATTGCAACAGGAATGTTGTCGCCAACTGCTTCGGCATGGACTGCAGATTTAAGTAATCCTACGCAAAGAGGAAAGGCTATGGCAACTATGTATATTGCATTGGAAGCTGGAATTGGTTTGGGAGCCTTACTTGCAGGATGGTTGTTTATCGATGACCTACGCATGATCCCCGTAACCTTTTACTATTGTACCGGAATTACAGTTCTTGCACTTATTTACCTTCAGTTTTTATATAAGCCAAAAATCGCTGCAAATCAGGACTAA
- a CDS encoding thioredoxin family protein, whose product MKLKSLLFTITTVLTIQSAIAQSTTAVATTPAPANEVLTAAIQKAAKEKKQVLAIFHASWCGWCHKMIASLNDPAIKSYFNKNYVIADFVVKESKGKESLENPGGEELLKKYYNADQGLPTWLFFDAKQNLVADSQIRPEGAPFSTKGENVGCPAKPEEIQHFIKALKKTSKLDEKQLSEIAAVFSKNEIKR is encoded by the coding sequence ATGAAACTAAAATCATTATTATTTACGATCACTACGGTTTTAACCATTCAATCTGCCATTGCCCAAAGTACAACAGCAGTTGCAACTACACCGGCACCAGCTAACGAAGTATTAACGGCTGCAATTCAAAAAGCTGCCAAAGAAAAGAAACAGGTATTGGCCATTTTCCATGCTTCCTGGTGCGGCTGGTGTCATAAAATGATAGCTAGCCTGAACGATCCGGCTATCAAATCTTATTTTAATAAGAATTATGTAATCGCTGATTTTGTAGTAAAAGAATCAAAGGGAAAAGAGAGTCTTGAAAACCCTGGTGGTGAGGAGCTTTTAAAGAAATATTACAATGCTGATCAAGGTTTACCAACCTGGTTATTTTTTGATGCAAAGCAAAACCTTGTTGCCGATTCTCAAATCAGACCTGAAGGAGCTCCTTTTTCCACCAAAGGTGAAAATGTTGGCTGTCCGGCAAAACCAGAGGAAATACAACATTTTATCAAAGCTTTAAAAAAGACCTCAAAACTTGATGAAAAGCAACTTTCTGAAATCGCTGCTGTTTTCAGCAAAAATGAGATCAAAAGGTAA
- a CDS encoding Gfo/Idh/MocA family oxidoreductase yields MLDSRRKFIKQSAIAAAGTYLGTMGLSAKSYGNIIGANDRVRVGVVGFSDRFKDALLPSFLNHQKELNFDMVAVSDLWSHKRDLGVAHLKSKFGHDITACRNNDELYNLKDIDAVIVSTADFQHATHAAEAVNNKCDVYCEKPFAETMEDARMALKAVKASKQIFQIGSQRRSGSNYHAANKFIKDGKFGDITMVELSWNVNQPGRWRRPDLVPLLKQEDTDWKRFLINRPFEAWDPRKYLEFRLFWPYSSGMPGQWMSHQIDTVHWFTDLKHPRSVVANGGIYQWKDGRRNWDTTTAVFDYGKPNDPDHGFQVVFTSRMHNGDERPAEIYYSNGGQLNLNTNTVSPVGGLSAKSAAAMKMQPNLLPELKLSDMVEQVAASANTGGDKLTSAHMRNWMECIRSRKQTNGPVEAGYCHSIATIMTNAAVRTGKRATFDEATQEVMVDGKVFKY; encoded by the coding sequence ATGTTAGATTCAAGAAGAAAATTTATCAAACAATCTGCTATTGCAGCAGCAGGAACCTATTTAGGGACTATGGGGTTAAGTGCAAAGAGCTATGGTAATATCATAGGTGCAAATGATCGGGTAAGAGTTGGTGTTGTTGGCTTTTCTGACAGATTTAAAGATGCACTTTTACCCTCATTTTTAAATCACCAGAAAGAATTGAATTTTGATATGGTAGCCGTATCTGATCTTTGGAGCCATAAGAGAGATTTAGGTGTAGCGCATTTAAAATCTAAATTCGGTCATGATATTACAGCTTGCCGTAATAATGATGAGCTATATAATTTAAAAGATATTGATGCAGTGATTGTAAGTACTGCAGATTTTCAACATGCTACACATGCTGCCGAGGCTGTGAACAATAAATGTGATGTTTATTGCGAAAAGCCTTTTGCAGAAACCATGGAAGATGCACGTATGGCTTTGAAAGCGGTTAAGGCATCTAAACAAATTTTTCAGATTGGCTCACAGCGCAGAAGTGGCAGTAATTACCATGCAGCTAATAAATTTATAAAAGATGGTAAGTTCGGTGACATTACAATGGTTGAACTGAGCTGGAATGTAAACCAGCCCGGACGCTGGCGCAGACCGGATCTTGTACCATTATTGAAACAAGAGGACACGGATTGGAAGCGTTTTTTAATTAATCGTCCTTTTGAAGCCTGGGATCCGAGAAAATATTTAGAATTCCGTTTGTTCTGGCCATATTCTTCTGGAATGCCGGGACAATGGATGTCGCACCAAATTGATACTGTACATTGGTTTACAGATTTAAAACATCCTAGAAGTGTGGTAGCCAATGGTGGTATTTACCAATGGAAAGATGGCCGTAGAAACTGGGATACTACAACTGCCGTATTTGATTATGGTAAACCAAATGATCCTGATCATGGTTTCCAGGTAGTATTTACTTCAAGAATGCACAATGGTGATGAGCGTCCGGCCGAAATCTATTATTCAAATGGCGGACAATTGAATTTGAACACGAATACGGTTTCTCCTGTTGGTGGTTTAAGTGCTAAATCAGCAGCAGCAATGAAAATGCAACCCAATCTATTGCCTGAATTAAAACTAAGTGATATGGTTGAGCAGGTTGCTGCTTCGGCCAATACCGGTGGTGATAAATTGACATCTGCACACATGCGCAACTGGATGGAATGCATTAGAAGCCGTAAGCAAACGAACGGACCTGTTGAAGCGGGGTATTGTCATTCAATAGCTACCATTATGACGAATGCTGCCGTTAGAACTGGCAAGAGGGCTACATTTGATGAAGCTACTCAGGAAGTAATGGTAGATGGGAAAGTCTTTAAATATTAA